A region from the bacterium genome encodes:
- the ispD gene encoding 2-C-methyl-D-erythritol 4-phosphate cytidylyltransferase, translated as MREEFAAAVVLAAGSGTRLGFGYPKALVEVGGRPLVRRSLEALAAARGVGAAVVVVPPGDDGARVAAAAAGPLRFADGSSAEPIVVVGGARRRDSVLNGARAAEGAAHVLVHDAARALATPALAERVLEAARVHGAAIPAAPVPDTLVRDDGGFVGDEVPRAGVHAVQTPQGFERALLLAAHEAADPAWDAPDDGTVARRFGRRVALVPGDPENLKITYPGDLARAEAILAARGETTMAATRTGIGWDVHPFAAGRPTVLAGVVLAEEFGPVGHSDGDALSHAVCDALLGAAAAGDIGTLFPDTDPRWKGAPGPDLVRRTVAFLAERGFAPLQVDAVVVCDAPKIGPRRDEVRAALAAALGIPADNVGLKGKRTEGLGGLAGGKGIACHAVAVVAPRAPAPR; from the coding sequence ATGAGGGAAGAATTCGCGGCGGCGGTCGTGCTCGCCGCCGGATCGGGGACGCGCCTCGGCTTCGGCTATCCCAAGGCGCTCGTCGAGGTCGGCGGCCGCCCGCTCGTGCGCCGCTCGCTCGAGGCGCTCGCGGCGGCGCGGGGCGTCGGCGCGGCGGTCGTCGTCGTCCCCCCGGGGGACGACGGCGCGCGGGTCGCCGCGGCCGCGGCGGGGCCGCTGCGCTTCGCGGACGGATCGTCGGCCGAGCCGATTGTCGTCGTCGGCGGCGCGCGGCGCCGCGATTCGGTGCTGAACGGCGCGCGGGCCGCCGAAGGGGCGGCGCACGTGCTGGTCCACGACGCGGCGCGGGCCCTCGCGACTCCCGCGCTGGCGGAGCGCGTCCTCGAGGCGGCGCGCGTTCACGGCGCGGCGATCCCCGCGGCGCCGGTTCCCGACACGCTGGTCCGCGACGACGGCGGGTTCGTCGGCGACGAAGTGCCGCGCGCCGGCGTCCACGCCGTGCAGACGCCGCAGGGGTTCGAGCGCGCGCTGCTGCTCGCCGCCCACGAGGCGGCCGATCCGGCGTGGGACGCGCCGGACGACGGGACGGTCGCGCGCCGCTTCGGGCGGCGCGTCGCGCTCGTGCCGGGCGATCCGGAGAACCTCAAGATCACCTATCCGGGAGACCTCGCCCGCGCCGAGGCGATCCTCGCCGCGCGGGGGGAGACGACGATGGCCGCGACCCGCACCGGGATCGGCTGGGACGTTCATCCGTTCGCCGCGGGACGGCCCACCGTGCTCGCCGGCGTCGTGCTCGCGGAGGAGTTCGGCCCGGTCGGCCACTCCGACGGGGACGCGCTCAGCCACGCGGTCTGCGACGCGCTGCTCGGCGCCGCCGCCGCGGGGGACATCGGGACGCTCTTCCCCGACACCGATCCGCGCTGGAAGGGCGCGCCGGGCCCCGATCTCGTGCGGCGCACCGTCGCCTTCCTCGCCGAGCGCGGCTTCGCGCCGCTGCAGGTGGACGCGGTCGTCGTCTGCGACGCGCCGAAGATCGGGCCGCGGCGCGACGAGGTGCGGGCCGCGCTGGCCGCGGCGCTCGGGATTCCGGCGGACAACGTCGGCCTCAAAGGAAAACGGACCGAAGGGCTCGGCGGGCTCGCGGGCGGGAAGGGGATCGCCTGCCACGCCGTCGCCGTCGTCGCGCCGCGCGCCCCCGCGCCCCGCTGA
- a CDS encoding glutamate--tRNA ligase codes for MTVRVRFAPSPTGELHLGGARTALVNALFARKTGGVFVLRIEDTDLERNVPGAEDRLEADLAWLGIVPDESPRLGGPFPPYRQSERTERQMAAFEQAKAAGRVYPCFCPAGAQAEHGCPGGCGELGEAEAARRIAAGERPAWRFRLLDDDRAVDDLLHGHVDFAGAPAPDPVVLRPDGRFNFLFASVVDDSDQKITHVVRGDDHLPNAWKQAQMLKALGREVPRYAHLPLILGADRTPLSKRHGHSSVGAVRDAGYPPEAIVLALAHLGATPPEVEPGTDPWPRLVASFELERLNTSAAVHDQPRLEHLSAAWLRALPADELARRARGRADRDAFLAAPDADPEWWPELLALCCLSQTTIAAAIELAARLAGWPGGWPEGEEGPAPAVLDAWLAAWPEAGLGPDQINEIARKVTAETGAKRAALYHPLRLALTGSGDGPALAKLAPLFDRAASAGGARVAVASCRERLARARR; via the coding sequence ATGACGGTCCGGGTTCGTTTCGCCCCTTCGCCGACAGGGGAGCTGCATCTCGGCGGCGCCCGCACGGCGCTCGTCAACGCATTGTTCGCCCGCAAGACGGGCGGCGTCTTCGTCCTGCGGATCGAGGACACCGACCTCGAACGGAACGTGCCCGGGGCCGAAGACCGCCTCGAGGCCGACCTCGCCTGGCTCGGCATCGTGCCCGACGAGAGCCCGCGGCTCGGCGGCCCGTTCCCGCCGTACCGGCAGAGCGAGCGCACGGAACGGCAGATGGCGGCCTTCGAGCAGGCGAAGGCGGCCGGCCGCGTCTACCCCTGCTTCTGCCCCGCCGGAGCGCAGGCCGAGCACGGCTGCCCCGGCGGCTGCGGCGAGCTCGGCGAGGCCGAGGCCGCCCGCCGGATCGCCGCCGGCGAGCGACCCGCCTGGCGCTTCCGCCTGCTCGACGACGACCGCGCGGTGGACGACCTGCTTCACGGCCACGTCGACTTCGCCGGCGCGCCGGCGCCCGATCCGGTCGTGCTGCGTCCGGACGGCCGGTTCAACTTCCTCTTCGCCAGCGTCGTGGACGACTCGGACCAGAAGATCACCCACGTCGTGCGCGGCGACGACCACCTGCCGAACGCGTGGAAGCAGGCGCAGATGCTCAAGGCGCTGGGGCGCGAGGTCCCGCGCTACGCCCACCTGCCGCTGATCCTCGGGGCCGACCGGACGCCGCTCTCGAAGCGTCACGGGCACTCCTCGGTCGGCGCCGTGCGCGACGCGGGATATCCCCCCGAGGCGATCGTGCTGGCCCTCGCCCACCTCGGCGCGACGCCGCCCGAGGTCGAGCCGGGAACCGACCCTTGGCCGCGGCTCGTCGCGTCGTTCGAGCTCGAGCGGCTCAACACCTCGGCCGCGGTCCACGACCAACCGCGGCTCGAGCACCTCTCCGCGGCGTGGCTGCGGGCGTTGCCGGCGGACGAGTTGGCGCGCCGCGCGCGCGGCCGCGCCGACCGCGACGCGTTCCTCGCCGCTCCCGACGCCGATCCCGAATGGTGGCCGGAACTGCTGGCGCTCTGCTGCCTTTCGCAAACGACGATCGCCGCGGCGATCGAGCTCGCGGCGCGCCTCGCCGGGTGGCCCGGGGGCTGGCCGGAGGGGGAGGAGGGGCCGGCGCCCGCCGTGCTCGACGCGTGGCTCGCGGCGTGGCCGGAGGCCGGGCTCGGCCCGGACCAAATCAACGAGATCGCGCGAAAGGTGACGGCCGAAACGGGCGCGAAGCGCGCCGCGCTGTACCATCCCCTGCGCTTGGCGCTGACGGGGAGCGGTGACGGGCCGGCCTTGGCGAAACTGGCGCCTCTGTTCGACCGCGCCGCTTCCGCCGGGGGGGCGCGCGTCGCCGTCGCTTCCTGCCGGGAGCGTCTCGCGAGGGCACGTCGATGA